From the genome of Phlebotomus papatasi isolate M1 chromosome 2, Ppap_2.1, whole genome shotgun sequence:
TTCGTGTCGTGATGTGAATAATGTTTCACcctctaaaataataaataaatcaatttttgtattAACTCCAATAAATGAATTTCTttgtattaatagaaaattggTCGTTGGGCTTTCAATTAAACCCGCAAAAACTTCCTCTACTTGAACTTCTTCTCACTGGGCAATCCGCTTCCGCCCCGTGCACCATCCGAAAGAGAATCATCCACATCACAGAACAGAACATACCTGTTTTTAGGGGGGGAAATAACAACAAATGCATGAGGGAATATGTGTGAGgatgaagttttttttccaaCCCAATTTCCTCTCTTTCTCTCCATAACTTCCTCCATTCTCTGCATTGTGACTTGTGAGATGTGAAATTGAGGGAATTTTCAGGATTTCTCTTACCTTGCTGGTAGGACAAGAGCGTCAAATTCAGCCGTCAAGTGACGCCGGATGATATTCTTTGAAGGTGGAATTCCAAGGGCTGTGGCCATTGTTTCCCCAGAAAAGGAAGGTTCCAGAATCACAAGACCTCCATGAACTCCACTGTCTGAAACACAGAATAGAACagtgatttaaaaattaaaaatctgtcTCAGTAAATaagaacgaattttgcaaaacacACCTTTAAGATTGTCTGCATACTCAGCAAGGTCAATAGATCTGACCCATCGAATAAATCTTTGATTGGTCCACACAATTGGATCTGAGTCTAGACTCTCAGACTGCAAACGTCGCATAGCTAACTCCTGCCGATCATACTTGATGATCCGAAGAACATGGATACCATGAACAATGCTAGCCTGATGAAACTTCCTCGTAACACCCAACATCTTTTCTAGTTCCTTCTTAGATAACGTGTCTAACATCCGAGCATCCACCAGTGAGTGCATAAAGGACTCTGCATACTGTGGTAATCCAATATCCGGGAGCCATTCTGAAGCCACCCATCTGAAGGATATCAAGAAGATGAAATGAGAAAACCTGTCATCCACTCTGAAAATTCTTGCATAATTGCATTCGCCGAAATCCACTCGTGCttacaaattttaatgaaaatggcAAAATGCGAGAACTACTTTTAATATTCTGAGAGCTTTTGAGATGCTAAAAGAGCTCTCACTAAACGTTCTCTTCAAGTGCATGTCTCTTCGACATATTTAAATCAATACTCTGAAAGCATTTTGCCATTAtaagaaaatcctttaaaatccTGTGGGTGACGATAAAAAAGTCTTCATGATCCCACATTCACAATTTCAACACGCAAATCGATGCAATTGCTGAACGGAATTGGTCATTTGCCAATTTGTATGGATTCTCTCCGCGAACAGATGAACAACTAATCCAATAAGCTATCGCGAAAGGTGAAAGTACCTTTAACGCGGTAAATTTATCAACAATGGGCTTTACGAAAGTGTTAAGATTGGAAATCAATGcagatttatttttgaattccaACAATTTTAAAGGGAATAAACATAAATAGCCCTTTTTGGATATAACGAAAAAGGGTTGTcaaagcgtcctaggctttgcgaaatgctcgagcTTGTGACTTAGATACAGTCTCAAAAGTACCTTTGTATCATTTACTGcctaccggttcacaaccgatttgaaccgatttataaatcactctaAAAATACCTTagtagtagggtaagtgtgccaaattccggccagcttgcaattccggccaccttttttgttcctcgaatttccataaatttttagttgatacatactctagagattatacaatgctaaagaataacaaaaaaattagctttgacaaacgagaagacgtgaaaaagacattggaagaattcccgaagggcaagggactatgagaatgaatgtgACCGAAATAGGagaccaaagctatgtttacatttttattcattttaagatgtattaagaatgattttaaagtaaataaagacgataaacaggcTAGAAGGTTCCAAACAATGCTCcataagaaaaaggaataaaaaaatcaatttgtattaaaaatattacatttcaaacttgagactttggcgcttgcatgcaactatgccgaaatttggcacatttaccctaattctatttatattcaaaaaaaattaaagatttttaactgaTTTCTTACTGATCCATAATCGCTTAGAATTTGTTTAGATATGTCataaattttaagaccttcccaacgagcccaaacatgaccgcatttgattgagaaatacgctctttagAGTCATTTTTTCCTTTAACCATGAAAAACGTTTATTAAGAATaaatcaacgatattttcgtacaTGGGCGAATATCAGTCTAGGCAACctgtaaaacattaaaaaaaattaaagaagtcGCATGGCCCGTTTTGGAGCAATCGTAAAGAAACATGGGGGAGGGAAATGAACGACCTGTTAATGGTTCTGTGTCAATTTATAGGGGAGGCTTCAAAgatcccaagtctgtatctctaaccgtttggtctctagagctATCGGCAGCTGGACAGGATTAGATCATTAAATGGACAGACGGCCAAACAGCGTAttttcatttctcagaaattgccTGAAACACGAAGATATGTCACCAGTTAagtcagcatttgtcgtaacttccttttacaactttttatgagacgaaattttcagttcagatTTACCAAGAAACCATGTTTCTTGGTATCCCTATAGCCAACGGCGGCAGTGATTCCATTGGATTTCCATCAGCCTTatctgccatgtccgctgattttaccgctaaaaatccgcgtggaattccctggattttaccgctcaaaatcgGCGTAAGCTTCCGAGTTGGattttgacgctaaatttcttcctagcgttccatggacgtttgtgaaactctgtataggaccgtctaataagaagtttagagtttccatggacttttctccgacgaatatttccacggcttttcctatggattattagcgtataatcggcagtcagccctttaaaaatttggaaaaatcctctttatttccacgaaatttccatgcaacggccttagaggcttccgtggtttaatattgcggaattccacgacttttcaagtggatttttaaatatatttttcttcaaaataatttcaaaaattaattaaaaatttcgtggaactttcatagagaatttccagaaaaaaaacatccacaaatatggacgatcagtgccaattggcagcttagaacttggagagtgttcatctatcagacgaacactcaattgttctacttttgaattgaaaatattgctaccatatcgtttatttgagtatgtctagctcgcaagaattatagcgttagggcaaaaaataaatgcagaattttcgcgcttacttccatggagtcttggtcggaaagatatcagaaaatatactcggaatattcaaaggtaattttgaatcaatttccagggaatgctctcagacatgttgcaagaaaattcctcggacttttttttcaggaaatccacgcgaaataaagctgataactccgcagaattccaagcggaatattagcgtttatttccacggaaactctcgcggaaaaatagaagataaattccagggaattttctgttacaGTGAAtctttgcggccgatcggctacagggatTGGTCGAAAAcatgtcgtgcgattttttcagaGAAAGGTGAGGGGAGGGGGAAAAAGtagggacatattaatggtcccagagtcaacttatggggggggggtcccccgaaggtcccaagtctctatctctcaccACTTTGCACttaatttagattgaaaataaaacggaaaaaataagacatttttaatacattcgTTCCTTAACTTATCATAAAGACTGGACTCCAAATTTTAGTGCTGAACATTATCAATAGTTCTTCACAAGAGataatttaccaacaaactttcccttaatcccagtTTTTTCACAatcgtatgacttatttcggtacaagaatttttcccaaacgtacgacttatttcggaacggaaggagtaataaattttatgatCTTTAAACTCACGTGTGCCCTAGTTGACCAATAGTAGGATACCGTACTAGGTCCGGTCGCCGTTGTTCTTCAATTGCCAGCCTCAATTTCTTCCTGTGCATAGGATGACTGAGGCCCAAACCTGCTTCCAACTCTGCATCAGATAACTCAAGCAACACCTTTCCACTTTTCACATTTTCCGAACATCTTACACTGTACTGTGGCATTCCAAGAGCAACTTCCAACCATGCCAATACTTGTGACGCCCTCCAACGCTCCATTGGAGCTGCTGATGCTTCTCGCAGCAGACGCAGCTTCTCCGCATAGCCTTCCTCTGTCAAAGGACTCCAGCCACATTCTGACACAGTTGAATTGTCAGCATCTTGTGAAGCATTCCGAGCTCGTTGTCGAGATCGGGCAAATACTTTTGAAATGCTGCCCCATGTGCTGCCACGACCAGATCGTCCCAATGTTCCTGTACTCTTTCCCGTTAATCGTCTGCCCAAAAATGTACTTCCATCACCATCCAAAGAAGCACCCAATTGCTCCACAGAACGACTACCCACAGTCGTATCTGTGTTGTCGACAGAACGTGAGAAAGCACTCGAGTTCAGTGGTGACAATGTCGGACTGCGCTCCTTCACAGGGGTCCCATCTACCAtccaacaataaaaaataacaattctCATTAATTACTGAAATTAACACAGCAAATTGGTAACATATTCTTCTTATTAGGACTctataaattacaaaaaaaaactcacgtCATAacttagaggaaactggggcaacaccaaacacggggtagcaccaaacactgcgattttttaatcagatattcaactTCGGAAGAccagacttatagaaatttataggcatttaGAAATGCTTGTCCACGGAAGAAATGGTaaagatagtccaagtagtttaaaaataaaaattagtgtttggtggtaccccgtgtttggtggtgccccagttttccctatacaTAAAAACTTATGTTTAATCAAATACCATGTGCGGCAGAACCTAGTTAAGTATAAAATTTCCCAGTAATACATGTTATTTTCAAGTCTAAATAGCACCTAAATATTGAAACAAACactgtaataaaaaaaagatattttcaataaaacaatttctctAATAAAACTCCAGAACTTAGCAAAAGTAAGGAGTTaacaaaaccaaaaaacaaattatttatggCTGTTTCATTATTCGTAAGATATtagttaattatttttctttttataaaattcgcGAAAATCATGCGATTTTAATAAAGgcttcaattattttaaaaactaaattatcaaaatagaaaacattttaatcaaaataaaattctaaatgaacccaaagtatattttattcaatttaggaaaaaacttgaaTTTGGTTGGACTttctagctgagattctttacaatttcttaTGGCTCCTGGTTAACCTTGTTTTTTAATAACCTTGTTTTGTAATAAAAAGGAACGTCATGTCCTTTGAGATTCTCCTGAACCTTCAAGATTTAAAGAAGTTTGTGtaataaatttggaaaataaacaaatattgtaattttgagctttgtttttaaagtattttctaaatttaataagtcgtcagttaaatcagcatttgtcgtaacttcatttttgcgattttgtgaTAAATACATATatagaatcagcgtaattttgtttaataaactcacttgagaaaaagaaacttttataagcccattaaaaattattttaaacaaacattgttgtaagtgcccttaattattgaaaattatcagaatttgtcgtaatttccatttttggggaagttacgacaaattttcatacaaaattttctctaatcaacatttgccgtaacttcttttgctcgtttgcaaaatgtaatatttctcaacaaaacgTTCACAaattcttccaaatatccaaaggctgtgcgaataatgcaacattaaatcattttaattcaatatttgtgagaaaaaagtaagaaaaaatccctgcccaactgtcattaattcaaaacaaaacaagcgacacggcgcacataatttattcaataaaattttatgaaataaaggcttttagggacagggataagagtttaattgattaatttagtcaaataaaggcgcttttTATCACTAGAGTTACTGAAaatgatataatgcatttttgaaaattggcgtaacttccaagatctccatacattggaatttacggctttataaacgatggaagttacgataaaatcatATTGtgtttctcgagttaacttacagtttattagtgccagttttattattttgactcaaaagtatcgcattcgggactcatttttaagaaaaataatgctgaactgaaaatttcgtttcctgaaaagttgtcaaaaggaagttacgacaaatgctgatttaactgacgaagtgTTCCCAAAATAATTTAGTACCGCTATGTCAGAATCCATTGtcagtttaaaatttttccaaaacttATTTGCTCACCATTACTTTTTTAAATCAAGCATGGTCATTTAAACtaaatagtaggggagactggggcaaaaagttgcAAAAcggacattttatttttttacaagctactcgaccgcttcaaaaatttctaattagcgcagttttataggaaatttaccgctctacaactctgtgaaagtaattttcctatattttgtaaggaaatacgtttatcgagccgttttctaaaaggtaattttgtgactattctcaaaaatgctgggacaaatagtaccagacatagggtattatcatattttgattcgcttcattacgggcttccacaaatttgaaaaaatacctagaggacaaattttcatagaaaatttattcatctacacctttgtaaaacaccgttttctctgcgagaaaaatgagaaatcgagaaaagcgcttttcaagctattttagaaaaaaaaaacacgcaaaagactgcaaatcgtttgaccaatacaaacaacaagcggcgagacatgataatgatgtttcttttcgccgtgagacatctgaAATTGCTTctctttttgttactttttgcattataccttttgttactttttaccccaagtggcaatttttaataaaaggatttgtggagaaaagaacttttgtgaaattctaaaatagatcgcggattcgtattcaaaaaaatccaaatcatttgaaaatattcaccagtgcatcaatttttgaaaataagtaggtaataattgatatcttctgcaaggaaaatatttcaaaaatagggctaaaaatttcgatattttttattttctaaatttcttcttcgaattttaagaaacttacgacattgaagaagatctatggaggctatctagaaaaaaaattgagccgccaTCTTTTTTACcatggaagatattgaattttgaatttttcgatttgtgactttttgccccagtctcccctatcaaaAATCTGTATTAAAGGCTACATTAACTCGGCTCTCTTGTCACCAGTATGCCTTTCTAACCTTCTCTAAAGGGGAGTCagtaagaaaaatcaaaatatcaaaatgacCCTATCTCTGACATAGTAtttgcttcaatttttttttaaatgcgcATAAAACCAGCttttaaaaaataccatttCTTTTTGAGTTTCGGGAAGATAGTTACTAGCGAATTTGTAGATAAATTGGCGATAAGAATATGCTGATTAGAAATATCTCAAATCTGCTAAGCTCATAAAACCATAATATATTTGTTTTGTCACATTTTCCTCCAACTTCCTCTATATTTGCCATGAATATAATTTATTGAGTTCTGAATTGCCTATTCTCTCTAccaacaaaatttgatttttatcgaGAGTTTCgctatatttttcatatttatctTTCTTATTCAGTAACCATCAATATTCAATTTCTCCGTAACTTCTAAATGAAGAACGGAATGATACTTGGTTAATATGCATATATGTATAATTTCAATTATAATATCAATCTCcttaatttaaatgattttaatgatTCGTATAGCAGAGGAATTCGTACAGATGTCAGAAGCACACATTGAATAATTAACTCATTTTATGGTAATTGGTAGATAATTTGAATCTACTCACATTGATACATATTGTGTTGACTAGAGACGAGTGATATGTTATCTGGGTCCATTGTGAGGCACATCCCATTCTCGCATGGACCATCGCTGAGGTTCAAATCGCCGGCAGCACTATCCTTATCGCTGCTCCCTgcattttgcaaataaatttcatagtATGAGAACCCTTTCTCCGCAGCGTTTTGGCATTTAAATTGAGCTGGAGGATTGTG
Proteins encoded in this window:
- the LOC129801421 gene encoding kazrin isoform X2, which gives rise to MQINGNSGSTMAASEPPEPPPRNPDKINASLKQISTESKAPKLVDAANNANLRPTQKQNNATSVSSSSPDGAQRCVDDVDAKGSENGEEVTEEANNSHGETDTLNGKDDNTVDSFRTTVDKPDLDSFDDLDSPQSSKLKVENQRLSAEISRLKKLLEISPDGAIGGIDLSDNNSFDAHSTDGGSSGRMERLEVELRMAREQITHLRSERKKLRSDKADLLRHVKQLCSSLHDKEQELRDFIRNYEQRLRDNESTALKMTSERERERWSLMKHARDEAERSLVLAAQLNARDLQLQRTQEQLQEARRQLSGCMSDQESLISMPPPLTPPSSGLLSHLTAGFPGSIVGGSDSTVRGSSDKDSAAGDLNLSDGPCENGMCLTMDPDNISLVSSQHNMYQYGTPVKERSPTLSPLNSSAFSRSVDNTDTTVGSRSVEQLGASLDGDGSTFLGRRLTGKSTGTLGRSGRGSTWGSISKVFARSRQRARNASQDADNSTVSECGWSPLTEEGYAEKLRLLREASAAPMERWRASQVLAWLEVALGMPQYSVRCSENVKSGKVLLELSDAELEAGLGLSHPMHRKKLRLAIEEQRRPDLVRYPTIGQLGHTWVASEWLPDIGLPQYAESFMHSLVDARMLDTLSKKELEKMLGVTRKFHQASIVHGIHVLRIIKYDRQELAMRRLQSESLDSDPIVWTNQRFIRWVRSIDLAEYADNLKDSGVHGGLVILEPSFSGETMATALGIPPSKNIIRRHLTAEFDALVLPARYVLFCDVDDSLSDGARGGSGLPSEKKFK
- the LOC129801421 gene encoding kazrin isoform X3 — its product is MQINGNSGSTMAASEPPEPPPRNPDKINASLKQISTESKAPKLVDAANNANLRPTQKQNNATSVSSSSPDGAQRCVDDVDAKGSENGEEVTEEANNSHGETDTLNGKDDNTVDSFRTTVDKPDLDSFDDLDSPQSSKLKVENQRLSAEISRLKKLLEISPDGAIGGIDLSDNNSFDAHSTDGGSSGRMERLEVELRMAREQITHLRSERKKLRSDKADLLRHVKQLCSSLHDKEQELRDFIRNYEQRLRDNESTALKMTSERERERWSLMKHARDEAERSLVLAAQLNARDLQLQRTQEQLQEARRQLSGCMSDQESLISMPPPLTPPSSGLLSHLTAGFPGSIVGGSDSTVRGSSDKDSAAGDLNLSDGPCENGMCLTMDPDNISLVSSQHNMYQYGTPVKERSPTLSPLNSSAFSRSVDNTDTTVGSRSVEQLGASLDGDGSTFLGRRLTGKSTGTLGRSGRGSTWGSISKVFARSRQRARNASQDADNSTVSECGWSPLTEEGYAEKLRLLREASAAPMERWRASQVLAWLEVALGMPQYSVRCSENVKSGKVLLELSDAELEAGLGLSHPMHRKKLRLAIEEQRRPDLVRYPTIGQLGHTWVASEWLPDIGLPQYAESFMHSLVDARMLDTLSKKELEKMLGVTRKFHQASIVHGIHVLRIIKYDRQELAMRRLQSESLDSDPIVWTNQRFIRWVRSIDLAEYADNLKDSGVHGGLVILEPSFSGETMATALGIPPSKNIIRRHLTAEFDALVLPARKKSIK